Proteins encoded within one genomic window of Haladaptatus sp. QDMS2:
- a CDS encoding recombinase RecA, producing the protein MRDSERGDGADSRTSESLLRADAVTEGTNVLIAGPAMTEKRRLALSLVGGADDNGALFITTSKNATQIRREFEAVTGGSGDALRVVDCVGGDQQFGRESDDRRTSYVSSAADMTGIGIAATGMMQQLYRDDSVEDVRVGLSSLSTILMFADLKRLYQFTHVLTGRIESVGFRGVFTLDSTAADEETLNILKQLFDVYVETRDTDDGLELRVRGDDIGPREWTPY; encoded by the coding sequence GTGAGGGATTCTGAGCGCGGCGACGGTGCTGATTCACGCACGTCTGAGTCCCTACTCCGTGCCGACGCCGTCACCGAGGGAACGAACGTTCTCATCGCAGGCCCAGCGATGACCGAAAAGCGCCGTCTCGCGCTCTCGCTCGTCGGCGGCGCAGACGACAACGGCGCACTGTTCATCACCACGAGCAAGAACGCGACCCAAATTCGCCGCGAGTTCGAAGCGGTCACGGGCGGGTCTGGCGATGCCCTCCGCGTCGTCGACTGTGTGGGCGGCGACCAGCAGTTCGGCCGGGAGAGCGACGACAGGCGGACGAGTTACGTCTCGTCTGCGGCGGACATGACCGGCATCGGCATCGCGGCGACCGGCATGATGCAACAACTGTACCGCGACGACTCGGTAGAAGACGTGCGCGTCGGCCTGAGTTCGCTTTCGACGATTCTCATGTTCGCGGACCTGAAACGGCTGTACCAGTTCACGCACGTGCTCACCGGCCGCATCGAGAGCGTCGGCTTTCGCGGGGTGTTCACGCTCGATTCGACGGCCGCGGACGAAGAGACCCTCAACATTCTCAAGCAACTGTTCGACGTGTACGTAGAGACCAGAGACACCGACGACGGCCTCGAACTCCGCGTGCGCGGCGACGACATCGGCCCCCGTGAGTGGACGCCGTACTAA
- the serB gene encoding phosphoserine phosphatase SerB — protein MELVAFDFDGTLSDSEMTVLLGDRCGVAAEMADITERAMNNELSYAESLRSRAELLAGLADEEAQTAFDAVRLRPGAADLIRKLREAGVHVAILTGGFERGVEAALAREGVSVDTIVANRLLVEDGELTGEVEGPLIEGTKDTALENLTTDLGIDLRDTVAVGDGANDLPMLKVAGLAVGYLPKPAVRPHCQIVVARMDRLEKVLTEDGVL, from the coding sequence ATGGAACTGGTCGCATTCGACTTCGACGGGACGCTCTCCGATTCGGAGATGACGGTCCTGCTCGGAGACCGCTGTGGCGTCGCCGCCGAGATGGCGGACATCACGGAACGGGCGATGAACAACGAACTCAGCTACGCTGAGAGCCTTCGCTCGCGGGCAGAACTGCTCGCCGGCCTCGCAGACGAAGAAGCGCAGACGGCCTTCGACGCGGTTCGCCTGCGTCCTGGCGCGGCCGACCTCATCCGCAAACTCCGCGAGGCGGGCGTCCACGTCGCCATCCTCACCGGCGGATTCGAACGCGGCGTCGAGGCGGCGCTCGCCCGTGAAGGCGTCTCCGTCGATACCATCGTCGCGAACCGCCTGCTCGTCGAAGACGGTGAATTGACGGGGGAAGTCGAAGGGCCGCTCATCGAGGGCACGAAAGACACGGCGCTCGAAAACCTGACCACAGACCTCGGCATCGACCTCCGAGACACCGTGGCCGTCGGCGACGGCGCGAACGACCTGCCGATGCTCAAAGTCGCGGGCCTCGCGGTTGGCTACCTGCCGAAACCGGCGGTCAGGCCGCACTGTCAAATCGTCGTCGCGCGGATGGACCGCCTCGAAAAAGTGCTTACAGAAGACGGCGTCCTCTAG
- a CDS encoding O-acetylhomoserine aminocarboxypropyltransferase/cysteine synthase family protein, whose protein sequence is MTDEHSPRFATQSLHAGQDPDPATGARAPPIHQTTSYVFDDADHAARLFALEEEGNIYSRLMNPTVTMLQERLAALEGGVGALATSSGMASFDLANFILAEAGKNVVSSSAIYGGTHTYLSHSAPRRGVTTRFVDPLDYEGYAEAIDEDTAYVHVETIGNPALVTPDFERLADIAHENNVPLFVDNTFATPYLCNPFDHGADLIWHSTTKWITGAGTTVGGALIDSGTFPWEDGDYPEITEDNPAYHGVNFRERFGEAAFTVTALARGLRDLGNPQSPFDAWTTLQKLETLPLRMERHCENAQIVAEYLDDHPDVAWVTYPGLESHETHDNATKYLDGGYGGMLTFGLEGGYETAKKMTESTQLASLLANVGDAKTLIIHPASTTHQQLTEEEKESSGVRPDLVRLSVGLEDPADILADLDQAIDAASN, encoded by the coding sequence ATGACAGACGAGCATTCGCCGCGCTTTGCGACCCAGAGCCTGCACGCGGGACAGGACCCCGACCCGGCGACGGGCGCACGCGCACCACCGATTCACCAGACGACCTCGTACGTCTTCGACGACGCAGACCACGCAGCACGCCTCTTCGCGCTCGAAGAGGAGGGCAACATCTACTCGCGGCTGATGAACCCGACCGTGACGATGCTGCAGGAACGCCTCGCCGCACTCGAAGGCGGCGTCGGCGCACTCGCCACCTCCTCGGGCATGGCGTCGTTCGACCTCGCGAACTTCATCCTCGCGGAGGCGGGCAAGAACGTCGTGTCGTCGTCGGCCATCTACGGCGGCACCCACACCTACCTCAGCCACTCCGCGCCGCGCCGTGGCGTCACCACGCGCTTCGTCGACCCACTCGACTACGAGGGCTACGCGGAAGCCATCGACGAGGATACCGCCTACGTCCACGTCGAGACCATCGGCAACCCCGCGCTCGTGACGCCGGACTTCGAGCGTCTTGCCGATATCGCGCACGAGAACAACGTGCCGCTGTTCGTGGACAACACGTTCGCGACGCCGTATCTGTGCAACCCGTTCGACCACGGCGCAGACCTCATCTGGCACTCCACGACCAAGTGGATTACCGGCGCGGGGACGACGGTTGGCGGCGCACTCATCGACTCGGGAACCTTCCCGTGGGAGGACGGCGACTACCCAGAAATCACCGAAGACAACCCCGCCTACCACGGCGTGAACTTCCGCGAACGCTTCGGCGAGGCGGCGTTCACCGTGACGGCGCTCGCCCGCGGCCTACGCGACCTCGGTAACCCACAGTCGCCGTTCGACGCGTGGACCACGCTCCAGAAACTGGAGACGCTGCCACTGCGCATGGAGCGCCACTGCGAGAACGCCCAGATCGTCGCCGAGTACTTAGACGACCACCCGGACGTGGCGTGGGTGACCTACCCCGGTCTCGAAAGTCACGAGACCCACGACAACGCGACGAAGTATTTAGACGGCGGTTACGGCGGCATGCTCACCTTCGGCCTCGAAGGCGGCTACGAGACGGCCAAGAAGATGACCGAATCGACGCAACTCGCGAGTCTGCTCGCGAACGTCGGCGACGCGAAGACGCTCATTATCCACCCGGCGAGTACGACCCACCAGCAACTCACCGAGGAGGAAAAGGAATCGAGCGGCGTCAGGCCGGACCTCGTCCGCCTCTCCGTGGGTCTCGAAGACCCAGCGGACATCCTCGCGGACCTAGACCAGGCGATAGACGCAGCCTCGAACTAG